ATCGATTTTGAGCTGCGCCAGATTCTGGGTTTAGAAGATTTCCGCCGACGCTTGGCGGAACAGCTGCCCGTGGATATGCCCATCTACCACATCGAAGAAGTGCCCGTCCACTCCAAGGCAGCAACGGCGCTGCTCACGGAAGCAGAATACCTCATCGATCTAGCCACCGATGAACCGGTGACCGCTGAACAGTGGGAAGCCTGGCTGGAAACCATCCGCCAGACCCCGGAAATTTTCCTAGAAAAGAAAACTAAATCTGGCAAGACAAAGCAGCTCAATCTCCGGGAAATGCTGACGGCGATCGCCCTCGAAAAAGTGATTAGTCCCACCCAAGTTCAACTCCGTTATCGCGGCAGTTGTCGCAATGATGGCACTTTATTACAAGCAGATCACATTGTTCACATGTTGACCCAACTGACCGGGGTAACCTACGAACTCCGCCAGACCCACCGCGCCCAAATGTTCCTCCAGGAGGAGAGCGCCGCCTCTGCCAACTAGTAATCACCCCACTCACTATGGTGTCTCGGTTAAGGCGAGAAACTGTTCTGCGGCTTCACGCATGGCCGGGGCGATCGCCTGGAGATCTTCCCGGTTGGCGAGGTAGGTATCAAGGGCATTCATCGGGTCAAGGGATTCACCGAGGCCCAACTCTGGCAGGCGAGGGCGGGACAATTGGCTGACTAGTTCTGCCTGGAGGAAAACTTGGTGGGCAGAATTTAAACTTTTTCTTAGGGTGCGTAGGTTAATCTGGTCACTTTGCTCCGGGCGGATTTTATAAATTAAGCGCACGACCCGATCTACTACAGGGAATTGCTGAATTTCTGCGAGAATATCCGCCTCTGGTTGCTCTGATTCACTGACATCGATTTTGATGGTGAGAAACTCGCGGACAGGCAAAGGGAAAAATTTCCAGTCGGTTTGACCTTTACTGAGTTTGATTAATACATAGCCTTTATCTTCTTTTTCTTCGCTGAAATCCACCCGTTCGATGCTGCCGGGATAAACAATCGGCGGATTGTTGTTGGGGTTAAGATTTTGGTGGCGGTGCACATGGCCAAGGGCCACATAGTCTAGTTCGGGGCGGTTGAGAAAAGCAACGGGAATATTAAAGCCTTTGCCCACAGCCAGCAACCTTTCTGCCCCCAAGTTGGCCCGGTCTGCCATCAGGTGGCCGACGAGGATGGCAGG
The nucleotide sequence above comes from [Synechococcus] sp. NIES-970. Encoded proteins:
- the sbcD gene encoding putative exonuclease; protein product: MFKILHFADIHMGSGFSHGQVNPETGLNSRLEDFERTLGLCIDRAIAEPVDLVIFAGDAFPDATPAPYIHEAFAGQFRRLVAHNIPAVLVVGNHDQYSQGSGGASLNIYRTLAVPGFIVGDRLKTHTLELAKGPLQIITLPWLNQATLLTKQETEGKPLNEIHQILLSKLEPILEAEIRRLDPNIPAILVGHLMADRANLGAERLLAVGKGFNIPVAFLNRPELDYVALGHVHRHQNLNPNNNPPIVYPGSIERVDFSEEKEDKGYVLIKLSKGQTDWKFFPLPVREFLTIKIDVSESEQPEADILAEIQQFPVVDRVVRLIYKIRPEQSDQINLRTLRKSLNSAHQVFLQAELVSQLSRPRLPELGLGESLDPMNALDTYLANREDLQAIAPAMREAAEQFLALTETP